The Bos javanicus breed banteng chromosome 18, ARS-OSU_banteng_1.0, whole genome shotgun sequence genome has a segment encoding these proteins:
- the LOC133230694 gene encoding seminal plasma protein BSP-30 kDa: protein MAPRVGLFLIWAGASVFQQLHPVNGGDIPDPGSKPTPSGMADEPPTEMYDLPPEIYTTTFLPRTIYPQEEMPYDDKPFPSLLSKANDLNAVFEGPACAFPFTYKGKKYYMCTRKNSVLLWCSLDTEYQGNWKFCTERDEPECVFPFIYRKKSYESCTRVHSFFWRSWCSLTSNYDRDKAWKYC, encoded by the exons ATGGCACCGCGAGTGGGGCTCTTTCTGATTTGGGCTGGTGCGTCTGTGTTTCAACAACTGCACCCTGTGAatggag gggatattcccgacccagggagcaaacccacgcCTTCTGGaatggcag ATGAGCCGCCGACGGAGATGTATGACCTTCCTCCCGAAATTTACACTACTACATTTTTGCCTCGCACCATTTATCCTCAAG AGGAGATGCCGTATGACGACAAACCTTTTCCTAGCTTGTTGAGCAAAGCCAACGATCTTAATGCAGTTTTTGAAG GTCCTGCATGTGCTTTCCCATTCACCTATAAAGGCAAAAAGTATTATATGTGCACGCGCAAAAATTCCGTATTACTATGGTGTTCCCTCGATACAGAATATCAAGGAAACTGGAAATTCTGTACTGAGAGAG ACGAACCCGAATGTGTCTTCCCCTTTATCTATCGCAAGAAATCCTATGAAAGTTGCACACGGGTGCATAGTTTTTTCTGGAGGAGTTGGTGCTCACTCACTTCAAACTATGACCGGGATAAAGCTTGGAAGTAttgctag